From Dethiobacter alkaliphilus AHT 1, one genomic window encodes:
- a CDS encoding type II toxin-antitoxin system Phd/YefM family antitoxin — protein sequence MKFVSVRDLRQKSAEIWGLLREEGDVVITSNGKPIALLSDIGEANVEEYLQNSRRLRATMAVNSMQERSRQQGLNELSDEEIEAEIKDTRQKR from the coding sequence ATGAAATTTGTTTCTGTGCGCGACTTACGCCAGAAGTCCGCAGAAATATGGGGGCTGCTCCGTGAAGAAGGAGATGTGGTCATCACCTCAAACGGCAAGCCCATAGCGCTACTCTCAGATATAGGTGAAGCAAATGTAGAGGAGTATCTGCAAAACAGCCGTCGTCTTCGTGCCACAATGGCTGTTAACTCTATGCAAGAACGATCCCGGCAACAAGGTCTAAACGAGCTCAGCGATGAGGAAATTGAGGCAGAAATTAAGGACACGCGGCAGAAAAGATGA
- the tnpA gene encoding IS66 family insertion sequence element accessory protein TnpA: MNTREVTRKYRLNQWTQIIRECRSSGQTVKAWCADNGINQKTYYYWLKKVREAACESLPSLEENSSIVPVNIPASSDGPGPESSSQIILRFGSVTLELRNNASEKLIENTLRALQNVR, from the coding sequence TTGAACACTAGGGAAGTCACTAGAAAGTACCGGCTGAATCAATGGACTCAAATTATCCGGGAATGTCGCAGTAGTGGGCAAACCGTCAAAGCATGGTGTGCTGACAATGGCATCAATCAAAAAACTTACTACTACTGGTTGAAGAAGGTACGTGAGGCAGCCTGCGAAAGCCTCCCATCTCTCGAGGAAAACAGCTCAATTGTACCCGTAAATATTCCGGCAAGTTCAGATGGCCCTGGCCCAGAATCTTCTTCACAAATTATCCTGCGTTTTGGCTCTGTCACCTTGGAGCTCCGCAACAATGCCTCGGAGAAGTTGATAGAAAACACTCTAAGGGCACTTCAGAATGTTCGGTGA
- the tnpB gene encoding IS66 family insertion sequence element accessory protein TnpB (TnpB, as the term is used for proteins encoded by IS66 family insertion elements, is considered an accessory protein, since TnpC, encoded by a neighboring gene, is a DDE family transposase.): MFGDISKAEKVYIACGYTDMRKAIDGLAAIVQQNFQLNPFQNSVFLFCGRRRDRLKALYWEEDGFVLLYKRLENGKFQWPMSAEDVRTITNQEFRWLLEGLSIDQPKAVKKLKIECGI, encoded by the coding sequence ATGTTCGGTGATATCTCAAAGGCTGAAAAGGTCTACATTGCTTGTGGGTACACCGACATGAGAAAAGCCATTGATGGGTTAGCTGCTATTGTCCAGCAGAACTTTCAGCTAAATCCTTTTCAGAATAGCGTGTTTCTCTTTTGCGGCCGGCGCCGTGACCGACTAAAAGCACTTTACTGGGAAGAAGATGGATTCGTGCTCCTGTACAAGCGATTAGAAAACGGGAAATTCCAATGGCCGATGAGTGCCGAAGATGTTCGCACCATCACCAATCAGGAGTTCAGATGGCTCCTGGAGGGACTGTCCATTGACCAACCCAAGGCTGTTAAAAAGCTAAAAATAGAGTGTGGAATTTAG
- a CDS encoding putative toxin-antitoxin system toxin component, PIN family → MKVVLDTNVLVSGLLKAFSSAGTIVRMISAGSLTVVYDARIISEYRDVLHRPKFGFKPSEVEALLAQIKAEGITANVQPLQFALPDKDDEPFLEASLAEKAILVTGNKKHYTIPTNLNIQILSPSEFLNLWQRENN, encoded by the coding sequence ATGAAGGTAGTACTGGATACTAATGTACTCGTTTCAGGGCTACTGAAGGCTTTTAGCAGCGCCGGTACAATTGTACGAATGATTTCTGCGGGATCATTAACGGTTGTCTACGATGCCCGCATTATATCTGAATACAGGGACGTACTACACCGTCCGAAGTTTGGTTTTAAGCCCAGCGAAGTTGAAGCCCTGCTTGCCCAGATAAAAGCTGAAGGCATCACAGCCAATGTACAACCGCTTCAGTTTGCTCTCCCTGACAAGGATGATGAACCCTTTCTCGAAGCTTCCCTTGCCGAAAAAGCAATCCTCGTTACCGGCAACAAAAAACACTACACTATTCCTACCAACCTAAACATCCAGATTTTAAGCCCAAGTGAATTTTTAAATCTCTGGCAGAGAGAAAATAATTAG